One Homo sapiens chromosome 1 genomic scaffold, GRCh38.p14 alternate locus group ALT_REF_LOCI_2 HSCHR1_ALT2_1_CTG32_1 genomic region harbors:
- the OR2T1 gene encoding olfactory receptor 2T1, whose amino-acid sequence MEEYNTSSTDFTFMGLFNRKETSGLIFAIISIIFFTALMANGVMIFLIQTDLRLHTPMYFLLSHLSLIDMMYISTIVPKMLVNYLLDQRTISFVGCTAQHFLYLTLVGAEFFLLGLMAYDRYVAICNPLRYPVLMSRRVCWMIIAGSWFGGSLDGFLLTPITMSFPFCNSREINHFFCEAPAVLKLACADTALYETVMYVCCVLMLLIPFSVVLASYARILTTVQCMSSVEGRKKAFATCSSHMTVVSLFYGAAMYTYMLPHSYHKPAQDKVLSVFYTILTPMLNPLIYSLRNKDVTGALKRALGRFKGPQRVSGGVF is encoded by the coding sequence ATGGAAGAGTACAACACATCCTCTACAGACTTCACTTTCATGGGGCTGTTCAACAGAAAGGAAACCTCAGGTCTTATTTTTGCCATCATCTCTATCATCTTCTTCACCGCACTGATGGCCAATGGGGTTATGATCTTCCTGATCCAAACAGATTTGCGCCTTCATACACCCATGTACTTCCTCCTCAGCCACCTTTCCTTAATTGACATGATGTATATTTCCACTATTGTGCCTAAGATGCTGGTTAATTACCTGCTGGATCAAAGGACCATTTCCTTTGTGGGGTGCACAGCTCAACACTTCCTCTACCTTACCCTTGTGGGAGCTGAATTCTTCCTGCTGGGCCTCATGGCCTATGACCGCTATGTGGCCATTTGCAACCCTCTGAGATACCCTGTCCTCATGAGCCGCCGGGTCTGTTGGATGATTATAGCAGGTTCCTGGTTTGGGGGCTCTTTGGATGGCTTCCTCCTAACCCCCATCACCATGAGCTTTCCCTTCTGCAATTCCCGGGAGATTAACCACTTCTTCTGTGAGGCACCAGCAGTCCTGAAGTTGGCATGTGCAGACACAGCCCTCTACGAGACAGTGATGTATGTGTGCTGTGTTTTGATGCTGCTGATTCCTTTCTCTGTAGTCCTTGCTTCCTATGCCCGAATCCTGACTACAGTTCAGTGCATGAGCTCAGTGGAGGGCAGGAAGAAGGCATTTGCCACTTGCTCATCCCACATGACTGTGGTGTCCTTGTTCTACGGGGCTGCCATGTACACCTACATGCTGCCACATTCTTACCACAAGCCAGCCCAGGACAAAGTCCTCTCTGTGTTTTACACCATTCTCACACCCATGCTGAACCCCCTCATCTACAGCCTTAGAAACAAGGATGTGACTGGAGCTCTGAAGAGGGCCTTGGGGAGGTTCAAGGGTCCTCAAAGGGTGTCAGGAGGTGTCTTTTGA